One region of Quercus lobata isolate SW786 chromosome 2, ValleyOak3.0 Primary Assembly, whole genome shotgun sequence genomic DNA includes:
- the LOC115975313 gene encoding uncharacterized protein LOC115975313, with the protein MWFLFVCDGEERELGRQQAPGSCSYCRGKVQAMDVERQCNFCFLPICFKIKRKYFCTLCSRRLELYY; encoded by the coding sequence atgtgGTTTCTGTTTGTTTGTGATGGGGAAGAGAGGGAGTTGGGGAGGCAGCAAGCACCTGGATCATGCTCTTATTGTAGAGGTAAAGTGCAAGCTATGGATGTTGAGAGGCAGTGTAACTTCTGTTTTCTGCCTATTTGCTTCAAGATCAAGAGGAAGTATTTCTGTACTCTGTGTTCCAGGCGCTTGGAATTGTATTActag